A stretch of Polypterus senegalus isolate Bchr_013 chromosome 5, ASM1683550v1, whole genome shotgun sequence DNA encodes these proteins:
- the ss18 gene encoding protein SSXT isoform X4, producing the protein MSVAFAAPRQRGKGDITPASIQKLLDENNHLIQCIMDFQSKGKTAECSQYQQVLHRNLVYLATIADSNQNMQSLLPAPPSQNISMGPGGMTQSAAPPPPHGHNISSEGMVGSGPPASHMQNQMNGQMPGPNHLPMQGPGPNQPNMPNSSMNIPPSSHGSMGGYSHSVPSSQSMPVQSQMNISQGQPMASYGPRPNMNMQSNQGSMMHQQPPSQQYNMPQGGGQHYQAQQNPMGMMGQGNHVMGQRPMPPYRPPQQGPPQQYAGQEDYYGEQYSHGGQGPPEGVNAQYYPDGSSQYGQQQETYQQGPPQQQGYPPQQQQYPGQQGYPGQQQGYGPSQSAPGQYPSYSQGQGQQYGGYRPPQPGPPQQQPQRPYAYDQGQYGNYQQ; encoded by the exons TTGTTAGATGAGAACAATCATCTTATCCAGTGTATAATGGATTTCCAGAGCAAAGGAAAAACAGCAGAATGCTCTCA GTATCAACAAGTGTTGCATCGAAATTTAGTGTATCTGGCTACAATAGCCGACTCCAATCAAAATATGCAATCACTTCTACCCGCA CCTCCATCTCAGAACATATCTATGGGTCCAGGAGGAATGACTCAAAGTGCTGCACCTCCACCTCCCCATGGTCACAATATATCCTCAGAAGGAATGGTTGGTAGTGGACCACCTGCCTCACATATGCAAAACCAGATGAATGGACAGATGCCTG GACCCAATCATCTGCCCATGCAAGGACCAGGGCCAAACCAACCAAATATGCCAAACAGCTCCATGAATATTCCACCAAGCAGTCATGGCTCTATGGGAGGTTACAGTCATTCAGTTCCATCTTCACAGAGCATGCCTGTCCAGAGCCAGATGAATATTAGTCAAGGACAGCCAATGGCCAGCTATGGCCCACGACCAAACATGAACATGCAGTCAAATCAAG GATCCATGATGCACCAGCAGCCACCATCACAACAATATAATATGCCACAAGGGGGAGGACAGCATTATCAGGCACAACAGAATCCCATGGGAATGATGGGCCAAGGCAACCATGTAATGGGCCAAAGACCAATGCCTCCATATAGGCCACCACAGCAAG GGCCTCCTCAGCAGTATGCTGGTCAGGAGGATTATTATGGGGAACAATACAGTCATGGTGGACAAGGTCCTCCTGAAGGTGTGAATGCACAGTATTACCCTGATG GTAGTTCACAGTATGGACAGCAGCAAGAGACTTACCAGCAAGGGCCCCCACAGCAGCAAGGTTACCCTCCTCAACAGCAACAGTATCCAGGGCAACAGGGCTACCCAGGCCAGCAACAAGGTTATG GCCCATCTCAGTCAGCACCAGGACAGTATCCTAGTTATTCCCAAGGTCAGGGACAGCAGTATGGAGGATATCGGCCTCCACAGCCTGGTCCACCACAGCAGCAACCACAAAGACCTTACGCTTATGATCAG
- the ss18 gene encoding protein SSXT isoform X1 has protein sequence MSVAFAAPRQRGKGDITPASIQKLLDENNHLIQCIMDFQSKGKTAECSQYQQVLHRNLVYLATIADSNQNMQSLLPAPPSQNISMGPGGMTQSAAPPPPHGHNISSEGMVGSGPPASHMQNQMNGQMPGPNHLPMQGPGPNQPNMPNSSMNIPPSSHGSMGGYSHSVPSSQSMPVQSQMNISQGQPMASYGPRPNMNMQSNQGSMMHQQPPSQQYNMPQGGGQHYQAQQNPMGMMGQGNHVMGQRPMPPYRPPQQGPPQQYAGQEDYYGEQYSHGGQGPPEGVNAQYYPDGHNDYGYQQSSYPDQGYDRPYEDSSQHYYEGGSSQYGQQQETYQQGPPQQQGYPPQQQQYPGQQGYPGQQQGYGPSQSAPGQYPSYSQGQGQQYGGYRPPQPGPPQQQPQRPYAYDQGQYGNYQQ, from the exons TTGTTAGATGAGAACAATCATCTTATCCAGTGTATAATGGATTTCCAGAGCAAAGGAAAAACAGCAGAATGCTCTCA GTATCAACAAGTGTTGCATCGAAATTTAGTGTATCTGGCTACAATAGCCGACTCCAATCAAAATATGCAATCACTTCTACCCGCA CCTCCATCTCAGAACATATCTATGGGTCCAGGAGGAATGACTCAAAGTGCTGCACCTCCACCTCCCCATGGTCACAATATATCCTCAGAAGGAATGGTTGGTAGTGGACCACCTGCCTCACATATGCAAAACCAGATGAATGGACAGATGCCTG GACCCAATCATCTGCCCATGCAAGGACCAGGGCCAAACCAACCAAATATGCCAAACAGCTCCATGAATATTCCACCAAGCAGTCATGGCTCTATGGGAGGTTACAGTCATTCAGTTCCATCTTCACAGAGCATGCCTGTCCAGAGCCAGATGAATATTAGTCAAGGACAGCCAATGGCCAGCTATGGCCCACGACCAAACATGAACATGCAGTCAAATCAAG GATCCATGATGCACCAGCAGCCACCATCACAACAATATAATATGCCACAAGGGGGAGGACAGCATTATCAGGCACAACAGAATCCCATGGGAATGATGGGCCAAGGCAACCATGTAATGGGCCAAAGACCAATGCCTCCATATAGGCCACCACAGCAAG GGCCTCCTCAGCAGTATGCTGGTCAGGAGGATTATTATGGGGAACAATACAGTCATGGTGGACAAGGTCCTCCTGAAGGTGTGAATGCACAGTATTACCCTGATG GTCATAATGATTACGGTTATCAGCAATCATCGTATCCTGATCAAGGCTATGATAGGCCTTATGAGGATTCCTCACAACATTACTACGAAGGAG GTAGTTCACAGTATGGACAGCAGCAAGAGACTTACCAGCAAGGGCCCCCACAGCAGCAAGGTTACCCTCCTCAACAGCAACAGTATCCAGGGCAACAGGGCTACCCAGGCCAGCAACAAGGTTATG GCCCATCTCAGTCAGCACCAGGACAGTATCCTAGTTATTCCCAAGGTCAGGGACAGCAGTATGGAGGATATCGGCCTCCACAGCCTGGTCCACCACAGCAGCAACCACAAAGACCTTACGCTTATGATCAG
- the ss18 gene encoding protein SSXT isoform X6 gives MSVAFAAPRQRGKGDITPASIQKLLDENNHLIQCIMDFQSKGKTAECSQYQQVLHRNLVYLATIADSNQNMQSLLPAPPSQNISMGPGGMTQSAAPPPPHGHNISSEGMVGSGPPASHMQNQMNGQMPGPNHLPMQGPGPNQPNMPNSSMNIPPSSHGSMGGYSHSVPSSQSMPVQSQMNISQGQPMASYGPRPNMNMQSNQGSMMHQQPPSQQYNMPQGGGQHYQAQQNPMGMMGQGNHVMGQRPMPPYRPPQQGSSQYGQQQETYQQGPPQQQGYPPQQQQYPGQQGYPGQQQGYGPSQSAPGQYPSYSQGQGQQYGGYRPPQPGPPQQQPQRPYAYDQGQYGNYQQ, from the exons TTGTTAGATGAGAACAATCATCTTATCCAGTGTATAATGGATTTCCAGAGCAAAGGAAAAACAGCAGAATGCTCTCA GTATCAACAAGTGTTGCATCGAAATTTAGTGTATCTGGCTACAATAGCCGACTCCAATCAAAATATGCAATCACTTCTACCCGCA CCTCCATCTCAGAACATATCTATGGGTCCAGGAGGAATGACTCAAAGTGCTGCACCTCCACCTCCCCATGGTCACAATATATCCTCAGAAGGAATGGTTGGTAGTGGACCACCTGCCTCACATATGCAAAACCAGATGAATGGACAGATGCCTG GACCCAATCATCTGCCCATGCAAGGACCAGGGCCAAACCAACCAAATATGCCAAACAGCTCCATGAATATTCCACCAAGCAGTCATGGCTCTATGGGAGGTTACAGTCATTCAGTTCCATCTTCACAGAGCATGCCTGTCCAGAGCCAGATGAATATTAGTCAAGGACAGCCAATGGCCAGCTATGGCCCACGACCAAACATGAACATGCAGTCAAATCAAG GATCCATGATGCACCAGCAGCCACCATCACAACAATATAATATGCCACAAGGGGGAGGACAGCATTATCAGGCACAACAGAATCCCATGGGAATGATGGGCCAAGGCAACCATGTAATGGGCCAAAGACCAATGCCTCCATATAGGCCACCACAGCAAG GTAGTTCACAGTATGGACAGCAGCAAGAGACTTACCAGCAAGGGCCCCCACAGCAGCAAGGTTACCCTCCTCAACAGCAACAGTATCCAGGGCAACAGGGCTACCCAGGCCAGCAACAAGGTTATG GCCCATCTCAGTCAGCACCAGGACAGTATCCTAGTTATTCCCAAGGTCAGGGACAGCAGTATGGAGGATATCGGCCTCCACAGCCTGGTCCACCACAGCAGCAACCACAAAGACCTTACGCTTATGATCAG
- the ss18 gene encoding protein SSXT isoform X3: protein MKPAPTQARRLLDENNHLIQCIMDFQSKGKTAECSQYQQVLHRNLVYLATIADSNQNMQSLLPAPPSQNISMGPGGMTQSAAPPPPHGHNISSEGMVGSGPPASHMQNQMNGQMPGPNHLPMQGPGPNQPNMPNSSMNIPPSSHGSMGGYSHSVPSSQSMPVQSQMNISQGQPMASYGPRPNMNMQSNQGSMMHQQPPSQQYNMPQGGGQHYQAQQNPMGMMGQGNHVMGQRPMPPYRPPQQGPPQQYAGQEDYYGEQYSHGGQGPPEGVNAQYYPDGHNDYGYQQSSYPDQGYDRPYEDSSQHYYEGGSSQYGQQQETYQQGPPQQQGYPPQQQQYPGQQGYPGQQQGYGPSQSAPGQYPSYSQGQGQQYGGYRPPQPGPPQQQPQRPYAYDQGQYGNYQQ, encoded by the exons TTGTTAGATGAGAACAATCATCTTATCCAGTGTATAATGGATTTCCAGAGCAAAGGAAAAACAGCAGAATGCTCTCA GTATCAACAAGTGTTGCATCGAAATTTAGTGTATCTGGCTACAATAGCCGACTCCAATCAAAATATGCAATCACTTCTACCCGCA CCTCCATCTCAGAACATATCTATGGGTCCAGGAGGAATGACTCAAAGTGCTGCACCTCCACCTCCCCATGGTCACAATATATCCTCAGAAGGAATGGTTGGTAGTGGACCACCTGCCTCACATATGCAAAACCAGATGAATGGACAGATGCCTG GACCCAATCATCTGCCCATGCAAGGACCAGGGCCAAACCAACCAAATATGCCAAACAGCTCCATGAATATTCCACCAAGCAGTCATGGCTCTATGGGAGGTTACAGTCATTCAGTTCCATCTTCACAGAGCATGCCTGTCCAGAGCCAGATGAATATTAGTCAAGGACAGCCAATGGCCAGCTATGGCCCACGACCAAACATGAACATGCAGTCAAATCAAG GATCCATGATGCACCAGCAGCCACCATCACAACAATATAATATGCCACAAGGGGGAGGACAGCATTATCAGGCACAACAGAATCCCATGGGAATGATGGGCCAAGGCAACCATGTAATGGGCCAAAGACCAATGCCTCCATATAGGCCACCACAGCAAG GGCCTCCTCAGCAGTATGCTGGTCAGGAGGATTATTATGGGGAACAATACAGTCATGGTGGACAAGGTCCTCCTGAAGGTGTGAATGCACAGTATTACCCTGATG GTCATAATGATTACGGTTATCAGCAATCATCGTATCCTGATCAAGGCTATGATAGGCCTTATGAGGATTCCTCACAACATTACTACGAAGGAG GTAGTTCACAGTATGGACAGCAGCAAGAGACTTACCAGCAAGGGCCCCCACAGCAGCAAGGTTACCCTCCTCAACAGCAACAGTATCCAGGGCAACAGGGCTACCCAGGCCAGCAACAAGGTTATG GCCCATCTCAGTCAGCACCAGGACAGTATCCTAGTTATTCCCAAGGTCAGGGACAGCAGTATGGAGGATATCGGCCTCCACAGCCTGGTCCACCACAGCAGCAACCACAAAGACCTTACGCTTATGATCAG
- the ss18 gene encoding protein SSXT isoform X5 has translation MSVAFAAPRQRGKGDITPASIQKLLDENNHLIQCIMDFQSKGKTAECSQYQQVLHRNLVYLATIADSNQNMQSLLPAPPSQNISMGPGGMTQSAAPPPPHGHNISSEGMVGSGPPASHMQNQMNGQMPGPNHLPMQGPGPNQPNMPNSSMNIPPSSHGSMGGYSHSVPSSQSMPVQSQMNISQGQPMASYGPRPNMNMQSNQGSMMHQQPPSQQYNMPQGGGQHYQAQQNPMGMMGQGNHVMGQRPMPPYRPPQQGPPQQYAGQEDYYGEQYSHGGQGPPEGSSQYGQQQETYQQGPPQQQGYPPQQQQYPGQQGYPGQQQGYGPSQSAPGQYPSYSQGQGQQYGGYRPPQPGPPQQQPQRPYAYDQGQYGNYQQ, from the exons TTGTTAGATGAGAACAATCATCTTATCCAGTGTATAATGGATTTCCAGAGCAAAGGAAAAACAGCAGAATGCTCTCA GTATCAACAAGTGTTGCATCGAAATTTAGTGTATCTGGCTACAATAGCCGACTCCAATCAAAATATGCAATCACTTCTACCCGCA CCTCCATCTCAGAACATATCTATGGGTCCAGGAGGAATGACTCAAAGTGCTGCACCTCCACCTCCCCATGGTCACAATATATCCTCAGAAGGAATGGTTGGTAGTGGACCACCTGCCTCACATATGCAAAACCAGATGAATGGACAGATGCCTG GACCCAATCATCTGCCCATGCAAGGACCAGGGCCAAACCAACCAAATATGCCAAACAGCTCCATGAATATTCCACCAAGCAGTCATGGCTCTATGGGAGGTTACAGTCATTCAGTTCCATCTTCACAGAGCATGCCTGTCCAGAGCCAGATGAATATTAGTCAAGGACAGCCAATGGCCAGCTATGGCCCACGACCAAACATGAACATGCAGTCAAATCAAG GATCCATGATGCACCAGCAGCCACCATCACAACAATATAATATGCCACAAGGGGGAGGACAGCATTATCAGGCACAACAGAATCCCATGGGAATGATGGGCCAAGGCAACCATGTAATGGGCCAAAGACCAATGCCTCCATATAGGCCACCACAGCAAG GGCCTCCTCAGCAGTATGCTGGTCAGGAGGATTATTATGGGGAACAATACAGTCATGGTGGACAAGGTCCTCCTGAAG GTAGTTCACAGTATGGACAGCAGCAAGAGACTTACCAGCAAGGGCCCCCACAGCAGCAAGGTTACCCTCCTCAACAGCAACAGTATCCAGGGCAACAGGGCTACCCAGGCCAGCAACAAGGTTATG GCCCATCTCAGTCAGCACCAGGACAGTATCCTAGTTATTCCCAAGGTCAGGGACAGCAGTATGGAGGATATCGGCCTCCACAGCCTGGTCCACCACAGCAGCAACCACAAAGACCTTACGCTTATGATCAG
- the ss18 gene encoding protein SSXT isoform X2, with protein sequence MSVAFAAPRQRGKGDITPASIQKLLDENNHLIQCIMDFQSKGKTAECSQYQQVLHRNLVYLATIADSNQNMQSLLPAPPSQNISMGPGGMTQSAAPPPPHGHNISSEGMVGSGPPASHMQNQMNGQMPGPNHLPMQGPGPNQPNMPNSSMNIPPSSHGSMGGYSHSVPSSQSMPVQSQMNISQGQPMASYGPRPNMNMQSNQGSMMHQQPPSQQYNMPQGGGQHYQAQQNPMGMMGQGNHVMGQRPMPPYRPPQQGPPQQYAGQEDYYGEQYSHGGQGPPEGHNDYGYQQSSYPDQGYDRPYEDSSQHYYEGGSSQYGQQQETYQQGPPQQQGYPPQQQQYPGQQGYPGQQQGYGPSQSAPGQYPSYSQGQGQQYGGYRPPQPGPPQQQPQRPYAYDQGQYGNYQQ encoded by the exons TTGTTAGATGAGAACAATCATCTTATCCAGTGTATAATGGATTTCCAGAGCAAAGGAAAAACAGCAGAATGCTCTCA GTATCAACAAGTGTTGCATCGAAATTTAGTGTATCTGGCTACAATAGCCGACTCCAATCAAAATATGCAATCACTTCTACCCGCA CCTCCATCTCAGAACATATCTATGGGTCCAGGAGGAATGACTCAAAGTGCTGCACCTCCACCTCCCCATGGTCACAATATATCCTCAGAAGGAATGGTTGGTAGTGGACCACCTGCCTCACATATGCAAAACCAGATGAATGGACAGATGCCTG GACCCAATCATCTGCCCATGCAAGGACCAGGGCCAAACCAACCAAATATGCCAAACAGCTCCATGAATATTCCACCAAGCAGTCATGGCTCTATGGGAGGTTACAGTCATTCAGTTCCATCTTCACAGAGCATGCCTGTCCAGAGCCAGATGAATATTAGTCAAGGACAGCCAATGGCCAGCTATGGCCCACGACCAAACATGAACATGCAGTCAAATCAAG GATCCATGATGCACCAGCAGCCACCATCACAACAATATAATATGCCACAAGGGGGAGGACAGCATTATCAGGCACAACAGAATCCCATGGGAATGATGGGCCAAGGCAACCATGTAATGGGCCAAAGACCAATGCCTCCATATAGGCCACCACAGCAAG GGCCTCCTCAGCAGTATGCTGGTCAGGAGGATTATTATGGGGAACAATACAGTCATGGTGGACAAGGTCCTCCTGAAG GTCATAATGATTACGGTTATCAGCAATCATCGTATCCTGATCAAGGCTATGATAGGCCTTATGAGGATTCCTCACAACATTACTACGAAGGAG GTAGTTCACAGTATGGACAGCAGCAAGAGACTTACCAGCAAGGGCCCCCACAGCAGCAAGGTTACCCTCCTCAACAGCAACAGTATCCAGGGCAACAGGGCTACCCAGGCCAGCAACAAGGTTATG GCCCATCTCAGTCAGCACCAGGACAGTATCCTAGTTATTCCCAAGGTCAGGGACAGCAGTATGGAGGATATCGGCCTCCACAGCCTGGTCCACCACAGCAGCAACCACAAAGACCTTACGCTTATGATCAG